From one Solanum lycopersicum chromosome 12, SLM_r2.1 genomic stretch:
- the CYP1 gene encoding low-temperature-induced cysteine proteinase precursor, with product MAAHSSTLTISILLMLIFSTLSSASDMSIISYDETHIHRRTDDEVSALYESWLIEHGKSYNALGEKDKRFQIFKDNLRYIDEQNSVPNQSYKLGLTKFADLTNEEYRSIYLGTKSSGDRKKLSKNKSDRYLPKVGDSLPESIDWREKGVLVGVKDQGSCGSCWAFSAVAAMESINAIVTGNLISLSEQELVDCDRSYNEGCDGGLMDYAFEFVIKNGGIDTEEDYPYKERNGVCDQYRKNAKVVKIDSYEDVPVNNEKALQKAVAHQPVSIALEAGGRDFQHYKSGIFTGKCGTAVDHGVVIAGYGTENGMDYWIVRNSWGANWGENGYLRVQRNVASSSGLCGLAIEPSYPVKTGPNPPKPAPSPPSPVKPPTECDEYSQCAVGTTCCCILQFRRSCFSWGCCPLEGATCCEDHYSCCPHDYPICNVRQGTCSMSKGNPLGVKAMKRILAQPIGAFGNGGKKSSS from the exons ATGGCAGCTCACAGCTCAACTCTCACCATATCCATACTTCTCATGCTCATCTTCTCCACCTTATCCTCTGCTTCCGATATGTCAATTATTAGCTACGACGAGACACATATTCACCGTCGTACCGACGATGAAGTCTCGGCGTTGTACGAGTCCTGGCTAATCGAGCACGGAAAATCGTACAACGCCTTAGGAGAAAAGGATAAGAGATTTCAGATCTTCAAGGATAACTTGAGATACATAGACGAACAGAACTCTGTTCCGAATCAGAGTTATAAGCTCGGATTGACGAAATTCGCCGATCTGACTAATGAGGAGTACAGGTCGATTTACTTGGGAACGAAGAGTTCCGGTGACCGGAAAAAGTTATCGAAGAACAAAAGTGATCGGTATCTTCCTAAAGTTGGGGATAGCTTGCCGGAATCAATTGACTGGAGAGAAAAAGGTGTGCTTGTTGGTGTCAAGGATCAAGGAAGCTGTG GGAGTTGTTGGGCATTCTCTGCTGTTGCTGCCATGGAATCAATAAACGCGATAGTCACTGGGAATTTGATATCACTATCAGAGCAAGAGTTGGTGGATTGTGATAGGTCGTACAATGAAGGTTGCGATGGTGGTCTTATGGACTACGCCTTTGAATTCGTCATTAAGAATGGAGGAATCGACACTGAAGAAGACTACCCTTACAAAGAACGCAATGGCGTATGTGATCAATATAGG AAAAATGCCAAGGTTGTTAAAATAGATAGCTATGAAGATGTTCCTGTTAATAACGAAAAGGCGTTGCAAAAGGCTGTTGCACATCAACCTGTGAGCATTGCACTTGAAGCTGGTGGCAGAGACTTCCAGCACTACAAATCT GGTATCTTCACTGGAAAATGTGGTACTGCAGTGGATCATGGTGTAGTTATTGCTGGATATGGTACTGAGAATGGCATGGATTATTGGATCGTTAGGAACTCATGGGGAGCTAACTGGGGAGAGAACGGCTACCTCAGAGTCCAGCGTAACGTTGCCAGCTCTAGTGGCTTGTGTGGTTTAGCCATAGAGCCTTCATATCCAGTAAAAACAGGACCAAATCCTCCTAAACCCGCTCCATCTCCTCCATCTCCGGTCAAGCCACCTACAGAGTGTGATGAATATTCTCAATGCGCTGTCGGCACCACTTGCTGCTGTATCCTTCAGTTCCGTAGGTCTTGCTTCTCTTGGGGATGCTGCCCACTTGAAGGAGCCACTTGCTGTGAAGACCACTACAGTTGCTGCCCACACGACTATCCTATCTGCAATGTTCGTCAAGGAACATGCTCAATG AGCAAGGGCAACCCACTGGGAGTGAAGGCAATGAAGCGCATTCTTGCACAACCTATTGGGGCCTTCGGAAATGGAGGAAAGAAGAGCAGTTCTTGA